The Ursus arctos isolate Adak ecotype North America unplaced genomic scaffold, UrsArc2.0 scaffold_18, whole genome shotgun sequence genomic sequence CAGCATGTGTAAAGACACTCCACATTGATAGTCATTAGACAAATGGAAATGCAAGCCGCTAGAATATGCAGCGACgaacccactagaatggctagaGTTCCAATGACTGACAACAGCTGGTGGCGTTAGGATGTTGGAAAGTGGAACTGTCCTACATTGCCTCTAGTAATGCAGACTGCAGAGCCATTCTGGGCAATAGTGTGGCAGCTTCtcacaaagttaaacatacacttgaCCCAACACTTCCACTCCTAAGTACTCACGCAAGAGAAACGAAAACGTCACACAAAGATTTGTTTGTGTGGCTATCCAGGTACACACATGGGGCAAAGGTGACTTTGCAGGGAGTGAAAGTGATATGCAGTGAAGAAAGGATGgcctttccaacaaatggtgctggaggaACTGTGTGTTTCTACAGAAGAAGGACGAATTATAACTCgcagtattaaaaaaattacctcCAGGGGGATGATAATAGATCTAACTATAAAAGGTAAAAGACAAGCTCTTTGGAAAgaacagaatatttttatgtatttagcCAGATTAACATAAAACACTAAAAGTACACATCATCAAGGAACAAATAGATTAACTGAACTATATTATATTGAGGATTTCtttttcatcaaaatatataatttataccaTTTAGATAGTGGCAAGGCAACACACAGAGtagaagattctctctctccctctctttctctctccctatttatctatccatctatcttcaacaaataaatcaaattcaGAATATATGAACGATCCTTcaaatcaacaaaagaaagaaaatgcaatagaaaaatgagcacgTGACTTGAATAGCTACTTCACACAAGAAGAtacccaaataaaaaatgcacataGTATAAGGTGTTCAAATTCAGTTGatataaaagaaacacaaattgaaaaccacaataagatactatTACACACCCGCTAGCAttgcaaacatttaaaagacTAACAATCTGAGTCTTGCAGATGTAGAACTAAAACCTTCTTAGGCTACAAATGGGGTATGTATTGGTATAAACCCTCTGGAGTACCATCGGGCAGCACCTGCAAATGTACTCCCCACGCCACAGCATTGCCATTCCTAAGTATGCACTCCAGAGAACTGCATATATATGTTTCTCAAAAGACACTTAAAATTTTATCCACAGCAGCCCAAttcataatagtcccaaactggaaaaaacCTAAGTGCCCATCTATATTATATTGGGTTAAAAATTGTGGTCTAATCACATAAtggaattcaaaacaaaaccagaataaataaaccaaatatacACCAAATGTTTGATGAATCTCACAAATAAAATGGTGAACAAATCATCCAAAACTGATAAATTGTCTACATTAAAATCAAGAATTTCTGGTCGACACAAGACACCCTGGTTGCACTTTATAAGGAGCATAACACACAGAGAAGGGTTAGAATATTGGCCAAGATAATTGGGCCACGAGAATCTCAAGTTCAGATGAAAAAAACAGATGCCTGGACATTTTACCCAAGCTTTCTTCTGAGTTACAGATTTCAGTGACTAGAGTGGCAATATCAAGCCCAGAGAAGTGCCCCCCAAGGTGATAGACAAGGGGAACACCCTCTGAGAGTGTACAGGTAGAACAGGAATCCCACTTGAAAACAGCGGTGACCCCCCTCTCCTTAGGGATTCAGACACAATTAGTCCTCTGTTCCCTCTAATGAGAAGGCTGGAGCCTCCAAACCTGGTAAATATTCCCAGTGTGGGCCCCGTCAGGCCCTCTCAGTTCCATTTACTGTGACTGCAAAAATCTACCCCTTGGCTGCCTACCACACTTGATTTCATTTCCATTCCATAAGGGGCACAGGCTGAGTCTCTAGATGGGGCTGTGATGTGAATTTGCATCATCCAAGGAGAAAGTGTGTAGGCCACAGAACCCCACTGCTCAGTAACGTGTGAGATAGGTTGAGATCGGCTGGGAAAGTGCTGAATTAGAGTTCAGACCAGAGTTCAAGTCTGAGCTTTACTACTTACCAGCCACTTCGTCTGGGACAAATTCCttcacctcagtttccttatctgaaaaacaGAGAGCGCATCCGATAAGACAGTGAAAATACGAGGTAAGTAAAGCCATTTTCCATTTTAGCACAGTGTGCCTGGCAGATAACAGACAACACTCATTAACTCGTTGTGCTATTGTGATCACTGAGTCATTTTGTAATTAACCCACAGCTAATAGTGGGCCCCGGGCAGGATCGACACCCAGGTCCTGAGTGCTAAGTCATAATGCCCCCTGTTCTGGGGGAGAAAAGACTCTAGAAAATGAGATTACACTGGAAAATCAGGAGCCAGCTGCTCTGTGTCTTTCTGGAATGCCACGCCTCCTGACTGCTCTCTTTGCATCTGTTCCAATGTTCCCTCCGCAGATGCATCTCGGTTTCTGTTCCTCTGTAACAAAGGTTTACACTAGGCCCTGATGGCCAGGATGCTGCTGCTTTTCCTTATTCTACAGGAACTTCAATTTCTACTGTACTTATGTCTTCAGATCCCAAAACTAACTAGCTAAACTCTGTACCACTAACTCCAAGTTTGGAAAAAACAACCCGACTGACTCAGCTTGATTCAGTAGACTCTGTGGTTCAATCACCCGTGGCCAGAGAGCCCAGCTCACAAGTTTGGCAACTCTTCTTGCTCACTGTTCTCTGGCCACACGGGTCCTCCCGTGCCCACCAGGCCCTTTACCGCCTTAGGACTGTCACAGGTGCTGGGAAGTTTACTATCCTACTGTTCTTTCTTCTGCTCCTGATAGAGCTAATTACTACTTCAGGTCCCCAGTTTATTTAACTTTCTCAAAGAAATTTCCCCTGACCTCTAATCTAAGTTAGGTCCTCCAATTATACTTTCTTGGTAATACTACCATACCTCTCCTTTTCAGTACTAATCAGAGTTTCTGACTATATGTTCACTTGTTAAATTGCTCATTGTCAGTCTCTCCAATTAGCCTGCAAGCCCAGGGACTGTGCCTGTTCTGATTAATCTTAAATACTCAgtgcctcccttcccctatggttctTCGTGCTATTCCTTGtgctccacatatgagtgaaaccatatgattattgtctttccttgcttgacttatttcacttagcataatcccctccagttccatccatgtcgatgcaaatggtgggtattcatcctttctgatggctgagtaatactccattgtatatataaaccacatctgctttatccatctgtctgttgaagggcatctcggctccttccacagtttggctattgtggacattgctgtgaacactggggtgcatgtgccccctcttctcactacatctgtatctttggggtgagaaatcagagagggagacaaaccatgagagactctggactctgggaaccaaactgaggattatagaagggtgggggtggggggaatggggtaatcaggagatggggattaaggagggcatgtgtggtgatgagtatggggtgttatacacaactaatgaactgttgaacactacatcaaaaacaaatgatgtactagATGCTAGCTAATTGgacatgataataaaaaaatatatccagtgCCCACAGGTATTTCTAGCATAAGGTAGGCAATCACTAGATATCTGAATAGACGAAAAATTACAAACACAGCTCCCTAGACCCACTGTAGAGGCATTCTAAAGGGTGGATCAGCTCCACGTGGTTACATTCCCAACGTATTGGAAAATACCCAAAGTAGTCCCAAAGTTGACAAATATCTATAGTACCCAAGAGACAATAAAAATCTGCCTATCTTAGGATGCAGAATTGCATAATGGACTGACTTCCAGGTTTGGCAGAAGAGGGatcttattagctgtgtgatcttaggctgATCAGTTAGCCTCTATGAGCTCTGTTTCCTGATCTGAAAAATGTGAGGTAAATACATTTAGCACATGGGTGGTGTGGATTAAATTATACTAATCATTGGTACAGAGTAGATACATcataaatggattttatttataaatttttgcaAATGGGCCCTAAAAGCCTTTCCCCCTTCATTCACTCCCCTACTGGGACTAACAGAGTTATCCATGTCTCTGGCACCTCTCCTCCTGGACTTCTTATGTTTCCAGGACATTCCAAGGCTTCTGCCATTTAAGAAATAGtctagacacatagaccaatggaacagaacagagaacccagaaatggaccctcagctctttgggcaactaatctttgataaagcaggaaaaaacatacggtgtaaaaaagacagtctcttcaataaatggtgctgggaaaattggacagctacatgcaaaagaatgaaactagaccactatctcacaccatacacaaagataaactccaaatggatgaaagacctcgatgtgagacaggaatccatcaaaatcctagaggagaacataggcagcaacctctacgacatcggccacagcaagttttttcatgacacatctccaaaggcaagagaaacaaaagataaaatgaacttgtgggacttcatcaagataaaaagtttctgcacagccaaggaaacagtcaaaaaaactaagaggcagcccacggaatgggagaatatatttgcaaatgatgctagagataagactggtatccaagatctacaaagaacttctcaaactcaatacgtgagaaacaaattataaaatgggcagaagatatgagcagacacttttccaatgaagacatgcaaatggctaacagacacatgagaaaatgttcaaaatcattagccatcagggaaattcaaatcaaaaccacacttagatatcaccttacgccagttagaatggcaaaaattgacaaggcaagaaacaacattgctggagaggatgtggagaaaggggatccctcctacattgttggtgggaaagcaaattggtacagccactctggaaaacagtgtggaggtcccttaaaaaattaaaatttgagctatcctatgacccagccattgcattactgggtatttaccccaaagatacagacgtggtgaagagaagggccataggcaccccaatgttcatagcagcattgtccacaatagctaaatcttggaaggaactaagatgcccttcaacagatgactggattaagaagttgtggtccatatatacaatggaatattactcagctatcagaaagaatgagttctcaacatttgctgcaacatggacagcactggaggagataattctaagtgaaataagtcaagcagagaaagacaattatcatatgatttctctcatctatggaacataagaacaaggaagatcggtaggggaagaaagggataaagaaagggggggtaatcagaagggggagtgaagcatgggagactatggactatgaaaaacaaactgagggcttcagaggggagggggtgcgggaatgggataagctgatGATAGGTAGAAcgctgggtgttctatgcaactaatgaatcatcgaacttttcatcagaaaccagggatgtactgtatggtgactaagataatataataaaaaacattaaaataaaaaaaggaaatagtctAGAGATCATTTCTGTAATCCCTTTAGTTGTACagcgtttttttgtttttttataataatttattttgttatgttagtcaccatatagtacatccctagtttttgatgcaatgttccatgattcattacttgcgtataacacccagtgcaccatgcaatacgtgccctccttgctacccatcaccagtctatcccaatcccccatcccctcccctctgaagcactcagtttttttcccagactccatagtctctcacagttcatttccccttctgtttacacacccccttcattcttcccttgcttctcctaccaatcttcctacttctcaaattcaatacacaggaaaaaaataatcagatcaaaaaatgggaagatatgaacagacagttttccaatgaagacatacaagtggctgacagacacatgaaaaaatgttcaaaatcattagccatcagggaaattcatatcaaaatcacactgagataccaccttatgccagtcagaatggcaaaaatggacaaggcaggaaacaacaaatgttggagaggatgtggagatgggggatccctcttacactgttggtgggaatgcaagttggtacagccactttggaaaacagtgtggaggtcccttaaaaagttaaaaatggaggtaccctatcatccagcaattgcactactgggtatttaccccaaagatacagacgtagtgaagagaagggccacatgcaccccaatgttcatagcagcattgtccacaatagctaaattgtggaaggagccaagatgcccttcaacagatgactggattaagaagatgtggtccatatatacaatggaatattagccatcaaaaagaatgatttcacaacatttgcagcaacatggatgggactggaggagattatgctaagcgaaataagtcaagcagagaaatacaattatcatatagttgtACAGTTTTTAAACAGCCCCTGTAGGTAAAGGAAATCACCTTAATTCTTTCCTGTTCACTTCATACAGCTTTACTATCTGTACCTCTAAGGTGCAGGTGCAGCTGGGGAAGTGAAAGGCCATTTACTAGAGCCCAGATCCTCCACTTGTGTTCCTTGTGCAAGGTCCCTAAATTCTCTAAAATGGAGCCCAAGTCCATCCACTTCACTCTATCTCCCCAGCTACCTTGCTGGGTCCTGCATGTGCTTCCTTACTGGCCTCCCTGTTCGTCTTCTGGCCCTACAGCACTTCTCTTCACAGCAGCAGAATGCTCTTTCCATACCTGAGGTCAGATCATGGCCGTCTGCTGCTTAAACACCCCCCATGCCCACGGCTCTCTGATGATCTCTGAGAATCTGCACTCCATGGCCATTCCCTAACCTGCCCACCTCCTCACCCATCTGTCTGcactcgctttttttttttttttttttgctcaccaCACTTGACCCTAATTGCCTTCTTCCTACTTCTGCAGATGTATGTGCTCCTCCCCATGTTTGCACTTACTGTTCTTTGCAACTGAAACACTCTTCCATGAAATTCTTTGCTTGGCTGGTCCCTTCTTACCCATTGCTCCATAGTCAGCCCTTTGCTGACCACAATATTTAAAGTCATATGCTAGTCattgcttcattttgttttcactttagCAACCTATTCTTGTTTATTTAAGTGTTTGTTACATGGCTTCTATGACTAGAATCCTATCTACATGAGGCCAGGAACCCTGCTGTATTTGTTCGATTGTTTCTCTGGTACTTGAGAGCAGAgactgacacatagtaagtactgGCTGaatgtggaatgaataaatgaattagttCTGGGCGCCTTATCAGAGGCAGATTGGTAAAGAGGTTATGATCACAGACTCTAAAGTCGGAATTGCCAGATTTAAACTTTACCTCCATCACTTTCTAGGTGACTCAGTTCCTCCATCAATAAAATGGGCATAACAATGACCATCTCACAGTGTGCTTTCAGATTGCAATGAAATAATCCAtctttattttatgtctttgattCCATGTAGACAATTCCAGGACAGGAAACATTTTTGAAGTGTCatcctccatttttttccttaattacaTCAGTGACATGAAACCAGGAAACCACACAGTAAGTGTCTCTGAATTTCTCCTCCTGGGCCTGTCTGAGCAGCAGGAACAGCAACCCCTCCTCCTTGGAATCTTCCTGAGCATATACCTGGTCACTGTGCTGGGCAATATTGTCATCATCCTGGCCATTGTCTCTGATccacacctccacacccccatgtacttcttcctggccaacttCTCCCTCACTGACCTGTGTTTAGCATCTACCACAGTCCCCAGGATGCTGGTGAACATCCAGGCAAATAGGAAAACCATCACCTACACTGGATGCCTATCTCAGATCTACTTCTTCCTATGGTTCATTGGTCTAGATGTTTTCCTCCTGGCAGCGATGGCATATGACCGGCTTGTGGCTATCTGCCATCCCCTTCACTACACCTTGGTCATGACTCCCAGATGCTGTATTCTGCTATTGGTCATATCCCTAATTCTCACTCAATCATACTCTCTGACCCACACCATTCTCCTTGCTCAGTTATCCTTCTGCACTGACAACATCATCCCCCACTTCTTTTGTGAACTTGTCCCCCTGTTGAAGCTCTCCTGTTCCAATACTTATGTCAACCAGTGTGTGCTAATATACTGGGGAGGGGCATTAACCATCCTGATCCCCTTGCTAATTATCGTTTCTTATGTCCGCATTATGGCTGCCATTGTGAGAGTCCCATCAGCAAGTGGGAAGTGgaaggccttctccacctgcagCTCCCATCTCTCAGCAGTTTGCTTGTTCTATGTGTCTGCTATTGGGGTGTACTTCATTCCCTCCTCTGCTAAGTCAGCCAGCAAAGACAGGATTGCAGCAGTGATGTATGCTGTGGTGACCCCCATGCtgaatccattcatctatagCCTGAGAAACAAAGACATGAAGAGTGCCTTGGGGAGACTCCTGAGTGGAAGAGTGCTGTGAGCTCCATGAAGCCAAGGACATCTTTCTGGGAATTCAGGGGATATCAACTAACAGAGTTATCTTGGTGCCTATCCAAATCCTCCATCTGCCTCCCTATAGCAAATTAAGTTACCTCAGTGAGCCACAATTTCCCTAATTATAATAGGAGGTAATAAAATATTCTCTATCATGCCAACtgtactaaaatttaaaaatttaaaaatatattctctattatgcagtgtttctggaagaatcaggaaaaaaacatgtaaattttCTCCTTCTGGGTCTTATGCTTAGATCTTCATTTTTGTTTAGCAATATTCAATATATTCCTTTGAGGTAAATAACTGCAttatacagaagagaaaacaatgactcaaaaaaaagtttaaattactTATATGAAATTACACAGTTATTAAGTGGTAGAGcctgaatttgaacccaggtatcTGGTTCCAAAATGCATACCCTTAATGGTTACACTATGCCTAAATGGATATGAAATCCACAAATTTCTCTCAATTACTAGTTTGCTTTCTTGCTTCCCTCACAGTGTTCACATACACAGTTCCAGTCAGCAACTTCTCTCTCAATACTACCAAATGACTTGAGGATGGGGCAAGGCAAATCAGAAGCTAGGATAAGAGGAAACACCTTCAGAGATCCTCATACTTCCCCAAGGGAGCAGGTCCTCTGCTTGAGCATACATCTCTAGTTAGATATTCTGAGAGAGAAAGGTACTTGGACCACACTATTTTGGGCTCCCGCCAAGTTTCTTTTATGAGACCATCATTCTTTAGTACAATGCCAACAACCTATGTTCggatatatttttacatataactATATCAATTTCATTATTGCATCTCCCCTGGGGATGCTGCTAAGGATCTACGCTAACAACCTGCAGAGGATTTTTCAATAACCCTCAGGAAAAGTCTTGGAAACTTCAGGACACTCCATCAGTTTCTTCCCTGCATAATTATGACTCTGAAATCTCACTCACTGACAAACTCagattttttcaataattttttaagtgaaaataagaCTTACACTGGAATCACAAATACCTGGTTTATGTATCAGTTCCACTATTCACTTCTTCAATGACTGCTAGCTAGTTACCAATGCCTCCATTTCCAAATATAAACAAGTGAATAGTAATAGTAACTATAGTAACTATCATCTAAGGCTGTTGTGAGAAATCAAAAAGATaacacatgtaaagtgcttagcacagtgtttgACACTTAGGCTGCAATCTTGAAGTTCTGCTTAAAACACAAATCATACGTAATTTTCTCTCATCCTTCTGGATAGATAAGCCAGGAGGACTTCCCTGAGGAGGTAACATTTGTGATGGGTTTTGAAGTATGGGTATGTTAttgcaaaacagaaaagaagtttCCAAGGCAGgaggaacagaatacagaaaagcacaaattTATGTCAAGACAGGAAATGAAAAGCTACTGTTCTACAGGTGTGTCGACATGGGGATGTAACATTCCTGATCTCGGAGTGTCCAATCATTTCCTGATGTAATCAGTTTTACAATGTACACAGACTGGGTACTGCCACCTAAAATGTTCCCTGGCCATTACTCACCGGTCAGTGTACGCATATGATTCGCCTGATCCCTCAAACCCTAGCAAGCAAGAAGGGTGGTGAAATCAACATCTAGCTAGACTTCAGGCAGCAGCAAAAGTCAGGGATTTGCTGCTTCTATTATAACCCGGGTTGGCATCACTAGAAGGCATGGGTAGTAGCAGACAATTGAAATAGCACATACTATTCAAGGAGAAGGTAGCTCAGAGCCATGAGATAGCCTTAATACTGAGACATTTCCCCAATATCTTTTGAAAGCTGGAGGCTAATTTTCTGGTACCAGAGATTCATTCACTAGGAAAAGCCACCCATTTCCAGAAGTTGCCTCACCCAGTGGATGGACTGCTGACTACAGACATGTGAGTGAGCCTACCCAAAACCACTAAAAGAATTAACCAGCTGAGCCAAATCTGAAATGTTAACCCAAAGAAATGTAAACTAAGTAAATGGTGGCTGTTGTGGTGTAAACACTAACTTGGGGCTTGTTTGTTATGCAGCACTTGATAATTGATAAGGATCTGTTCTGAGGTGGATGATGCACAAGACGACAGTCACCTTCTACAAAATGTCTGCCTCCCTCATTTTCTCTGGACCAGTAACTTGGAACAGACTTCAGCACAGCCCCAACATACATTCCTGTCTACAGGAATATTTACCTGATTCTTCCAAAGGGGAGCAGGATTTAGCTAACACATATCACCAATCAATGAAGGAATAATAATGGCTGGACAAAGAAGTTATGAAACATTAGGCTCTCATGGGAGGACTCTCCTATGACTCAGGAAACAGGAGCATCTGGTACAAgttctcatacactgctggcaTCATTGATGGGCTCAGACATGATGGCACTTACAGTAAATGGAACGCAGATGGCCAAGTACTGAGGAAGAGGTCAGAATGTCAGGGATTCTGTGGCCGTGTTAGAATGGATTTATCATAGGAGACCAGAGTATTTACCAGGCAACTATGTTCAGGAGACAATTCTTTCACTAAAGCAATAAAGAATACACTAGTGAGGAGGACAACAGAATCACTGAGAACTTGACTAGGGGCTGTCTTCCCTGGACAGAACTGATAGAAAATGCTAACATTGAGCTTGGTTCCTTGGTGTCAATAGGGATAAAATTATTCTGGAGTAGcagaggcccaggtggcagcacTTAACCATCAGAAGCAATGTGAATCAAAATACCAGACATCAAAATGCATGGCAAAGTCAGATCTCCCATAGGGATTTGTTGAAGTAGCTAATAAACCACTGTGTTTCTAGGGCTGAAATAGAGGGGAAGCCAAGGACGATATTACTTAAATTATAtaaccaaaaaatttaaaaatggtaaaaagctGATGTTagcttttacaataaaaaaaaatcataatcccTCACCCAGTTTTAAGACTTGAGTCAGGGTGTAAGGGTGCAGCAGCAAGCCATCATACAATGGAAATGCTCCATTTGGGATTAGGCTCAAGCAGGTCCAGAGAACACAAGCAACAGGGATGGTCAGCACAGATCCCCACGCTCTGCACCTTGGTTTCGGTTTGTTTTCACTCAGCTCACAACATTGGTCTGCTGGGGTGGAAAACACTTGAACCTAGTTCATGGATAAAATCATGATACATTGTAATGAACTGAAAATGGATGGATGTATACTGCCCGAATGTACAAGGCCATATACCACCCCACCCGGGAGTGATTCTAAGGAAGAGTAACAAGGAAAAATCCAGTGGGCAGAGCATCCACTTGCTAATCTTTTTTGAACAGGGGTAGAAGcacaaagataagaaaataagcaGATTCTCTGGAGGTGATGAATGCCTCACCCTGATAATATTGTTAGTATAAGTGAAAGTCATGCATAAAGGTAAACTAAGTATTACTCAAAGATAAAACTGTACATAGTATGTAGCAGGTCCAGAAGGGCTTTTATAGAAAGGTAGTGAATTAtagcagaaaagaataaaaaattgaatAAGATACAAAAGGATTCAACCAGGGTTAGGTATTCAGGAACTTCCTGGTGCTGTCATCATGCTCCATCCCTCGCTGATTTTTACCTTGATAGGGTAAATAAT encodes the following:
- the LOC113266269 gene encoding olfactory receptor 1G1-like, producing MKPGNHTVSVSEFLLLGLSEQQEQQPLLLGIFLSIYLVTVLGNIVIILAIVSDPHLHTPMYFFLANFSLTDLCLASTTVPRMLVNIQANRKTITYTGCLSQIYFFLWFIGLDVFLLAAMAYDRLVAICHPLHYTLVMTPRCCILLLVISLILTQSYSLTHTILLAQLSFCTDNIIPHFFCELVPLLKLSCSNTYVNQCVLIYWGGALTILIPLLIIVSYVRIMAAIVRVPSASGKWKAFSTCSSHLSAVCLFYVSAIGVYFIPSSAKSASKDRIAAVMYAVVTPMLNPFIYSLRNKDMKSALGRLLSGRVL